In Candidatus Sulfurimonas marisnigri, a single genomic region encodes these proteins:
- a CDS encoding thiamine phosphate synthase, which translates to MYKSKTLKAIEPQKYLITSAKFCIDTPDIFKNILHNQFLKHKPNYALYRDKSNKDYALGASSFMDVCRDFKTVKSFIHQHVDLAKELNATGVHLTSTQFDRILDAKKSDLEVIISTHTFEEVLLAQELGADAVTYSPIFASPDKGEPKGVEELKELLEICSIPVFALGGIVKTLHVDMIGQTKAYGFASIRYFK; encoded by the coding sequence ATGTATAAAAGCAAAACACTAAAGGCTATTGAACCACAAAAGTATCTAATAACTTCTGCGAAGTTTTGTATAGATACTCCAGATATTTTTAAAAATATTTTACATAACCAGTTTTTAAAACACAAACCAAACTATGCACTATACAGAGATAAGTCAAATAAAGACTATGCTCTTGGAGCTAGTTCTTTTATGGATGTCTGCCGTGATTTTAAAACTGTTAAAAGTTTTATTCACCAACATGTAGATTTGGCTAAAGAACTAAATGCTACGGGTGTACATCTTACCTCTACACAGTTTGACAGGATTTTGGACGCAAAAAAGTCTGATCTTGAAGTTATCATTAGCACTCACACCTTTGAAGAAGTTTTATTGGCACAAGAGTTGGGGGCTGACGCAGTAACTTACAGTCCAATTTTTGCATCTCCAGATAAAGGTGAGCCAAAAGGGGTAGAAGAGCTAAAAGAGCTTTTGGAGATATGTTCTATTCCTGTATTTGCATTGGGTGGAATAGTTAAAACGCTACATGTAGATATGATTGGGCAGACAAAAGCTTATGGTTTTGCTTCTATCAGGTACTTTAAATAG
- a CDS encoding NAD(P)/FAD-dependent oxidoreductase has protein sequence MNKSFDLIVVGGGAAGIMSAITSARDGKSVLLLEKLPKIAAKLKATGGGRCNLTNTLSNEEFMAKFGRDGRFMQDALGEFDHRALKQFFKDIGVETHAPDGFRIFPTSHSSSTIISALENELHNLHVEVSCLQKVQKLIHVENKIVGVKTSSDTFSAPKVIVATGGLGYPTLGAQGDGYDMARELGHKTTELYPAMMPLKTKDEWVKNCRADTIAKVELRVDLKKHNKLRATGDLIFTNNGIRGPVVLDFAREITPLLSKYGELPILANLTKGMNEEQLNQHLKKEAESNPHAEILKYICALLPEPLSLELLHLADIDPKGTYGKISGSSKAKLINILAWTPLTISGHDGFKMAMITRGGINLKEINPKTMQSRLIYGLYFCGEVMNLDGPCGGYNLQWSFASGHLAGLLKK, from the coding sequence TTGAATAAAAGCTTTGACCTTATCGTTGTTGGTGGCGGTGCAGCAGGGATAATGTCTGCAATAACATCTGCGAGAGATGGAAAAAGTGTTCTGCTTTTAGAAAAACTTCCTAAAATTGCTGCAAAACTGAAGGCTACTGGCGGTGGACGCTGCAATCTTACAAATACTTTATCAAATGAAGAGTTTATGGCTAAATTTGGTCGTGATGGCCGCTTTATGCAAGATGCGCTTGGAGAATTTGACCACAGAGCTCTTAAACAGTTTTTCAAAGATATAGGAGTTGAGACTCATGCCCCTGACGGCTTTAGAATTTTCCCTACTTCTCACAGCTCATCTACTATTATCTCTGCTCTTGAAAATGAGCTACATAATCTACATGTAGAAGTTTCATGCTTACAAAAAGTCCAAAAACTTATACATGTAGAGAATAAAATAGTTGGTGTTAAAACATCATCTGACACTTTCAGTGCACCAAAAGTCATAGTAGCTACTGGCGGACTCGGCTACCCAACTCTAGGAGCTCAAGGTGACGGTTATGATATGGCTAGAGAACTCGGACACAAAACAACAGAGCTCTATCCGGCTATGATGCCGCTTAAGACAAAAGATGAGTGGGTTAAAAACTGTCGTGCCGACACAATCGCCAAAGTTGAACTTAGGGTAGACTTGAAAAAACATAATAAACTCAGAGCAACAGGAGATTTGATATTTACAAACAACGGTATCAGAGGTCCTGTTGTTTTGGATTTTGCCAGAGAGATTACACCACTTTTATCAAAATATGGCGAACTTCCAATACTTGCCAATTTAACAAAAGGGATGAATGAAGAGCAGTTAAATCAGCACTTAAAAAAAGAAGCAGAGAGTAATCCACATGCAGAGATTTTAAAGTATATCTGCGCCCTACTTCCAGAGCCTCTCTCATTAGAATTACTTCACTTAGCTGACATCGACCCTAAGGGTACATATGGGAAAATTTCCGGCTCATCAAAAGCAAAACTCATAAATATACTTGCATGGACACCACTTACAATAAGCGGACACGATGGCTTTAAGATGGCAATGATTACCAGAGGCGGAATAAACTTAAAAGAGATAAATCCAAAGACGATGCAGAGCAGGCTAATTTATGGTTTATATTTTTGCGGAGAAGTTATGAACTTGGATGGTCCATGTGGAGGTTATAACCTCCAATGGAGTTTTGCCAGTGGACATTTGGCAGGACTATTAAAAAAATAA
- a CDS encoding tRNA-uridine aminocarboxypropyltransferase, whose translation MQTLYGDREKCYNCYRPKSSCMCSYVNSIKTKTKFIILMHPKEFKKVKNGTGHLTHLSLKNSELFIGVDFTNHKMINDIISTCKSYILYPSKDAINISREKLYDNDLDIQKDMAIFIIDSTWACSLKMLRESKNLQTLKHISFDNNKLSQFKIKEQPADYCLSTIESTLSVLELLNFWKLENIENDYLKTFLNPFEKMVEYQLKCVDNQLSNAVRYKIKYKVIN comes from the coding sequence ATGCAAACACTTTATGGTGATAGAGAAAAATGTTATAACTGTTACAGACCAAAAAGCTCCTGTATGTGCAGTTATGTCAATAGTATTAAAACAAAAACTAAGTTTATAATACTTATGCATCCAAAAGAGTTTAAAAAAGTAAAAAATGGAACTGGGCATTTAACTCATCTATCACTTAAAAATTCAGAACTTTTTATTGGAGTTGATTTTACTAACCATAAAATGATAAATGATATTATTTCTACATGTAAGAGCTATATACTTTATCCATCAAAAGACGCAATAAATATTAGCAGGGAAAAACTGTATGATAACGATTTAGATATTCAAAAAGATATGGCAATTTTTATTATAGATTCTACTTGGGCATGTTCACTGAAGATGTTAAGAGAATCTAAAAATTTACAAACTCTTAAGCATATTAGTTTTGACAATAATAAACTTTCGCAATTTAAGATAAAAGAGCAACCGGCAGATTATTGCCTATCTACAATTGAGTCAACTTTGAGTGTTTTAGAACTTTTAAACTTTTGGAAGCTTGAAAACATAGAAAATGACTATTTAAAGACATTTTTAAATCCATTTGAAAAAATGGTTGAATACCAGCTAAAATGCGTAGATAATCAGCTCAGTAATGCTGTTAGATATAAAATAAAATATAAAGTTATTAATTAA
- a CDS encoding carbonic anhydrase, which translates to MKLSDVLKGGLVAAALSTTLLAGVHGTHWGYTGHEGPENWGNLDPKNFMCKDGRNQSPINIEERSIVTTTKGLDKIKFNYATEAENVVNNGHTIQVNVKSGSSINVDGIEFNLKQFHFHTPSENQIESKHFPLEAHFVHVSEDGQLAVVALMFEDGKENKKIKKIWDHMSEHAGETKGCGTHAVAPKDFLPSKKDYYRFDGSLTTPPCSEGVRWFVFQNYTYVNKEQVKKFAEIMGGKDNRPIQPINARKVLK; encoded by the coding sequence ATGAAATTATCAGATGTATTAAAGGGTGGCTTAGTAGCTGCTGCTTTAAGTACGACACTCTTAGCCGGAGTGCATGGAACTCATTGGGGTTATACAGGTCATGAAGGCCCTGAAAATTGGGGTAATTTAGATCCAAAGAATTTTATGTGTAAAGATGGTAGAAATCAGTCTCCTATCAACATTGAAGAGAGATCAATTGTAACAACAACTAAAGGGTTGGATAAAATAAAATTCAACTATGCTACAGAGGCTGAAAATGTTGTAAATAATGGACATACAATTCAGGTAAATGTTAAATCTGGAAGTTCTATAAATGTTGATGGAATAGAGTTTAACTTAAAACAGTTTCACTTTCATACTCCAAGTGAGAATCAAATAGAAAGTAAACATTTTCCTTTAGAGGCTCACTTTGTGCATGTTAGTGAAGATGGACAACTCGCTGTTGTTGCTTTAATGTTTGAAGATGGTAAAGAGAATAAAAAAATTAAAAAGATTTGGGATCATATGTCAGAGCATGCTGGAGAGACTAAAGGTTGCGGAACTCATGCAGTGGCACCAAAAGATTTTTTACCATCAAAGAAAGATTATTATAGATTTGACGGTTCACTTACTACTCCGCCATGTAGTGAAGGTGTAAGATGGTTTGTTTTTCAAAATTATACATACGTAAATAAAGAGCAAGTTAAAAAGTTTGCAGAAATTATGGGTGGCAAAGACAACAGACCAATTCAGCCTATCAATGCTAGAAAAGTTCTAAAATAA
- a CDS encoding YggS family pyridoxal phosphate-dependent enzyme, whose protein sequence is MNKEEYKLYIDDVIRRVEFARVRVSAHHIVKIVAISKYSTAKEIEELYSIGQRAYGENKVQDLRAKSEELKELPIEWHFVGNLQKNKINNLLDIDPTLFHALDSLELAYELQKKLKARDMTLDCLLQINSAKEDSKHGFMPETAKESYEKIAKECPNINLKGVMSIGAHSNDIGVIKKSFETTYKIYSELEGATICSMGMSGDFELAIECGSNMVRLGSIMFNK, encoded by the coding sequence ATGAACAAAGAAGAGTATAAGCTATATATTGATGATGTAATAAGAAGAGTTGAATTTGCAAGAGTTAGAGTCAGTGCTCATCATATTGTAAAAATTGTAGCTATTAGTAAGTATTCAACAGCTAAAGAGATAGAAGAACTTTATAGTATAGGCCAAAGAGCTTATGGGGAAAACAAAGTTCAAGACTTAAGGGCTAAAAGTGAAGAGCTTAAAGAACTTCCTATTGAGTGGCACTTTGTAGGCAACCTACAAAAAAACAAGATAAACAATCTGCTAGACATAGACCCTACTCTATTTCATGCACTTGATTCTTTAGAGTTGGCATATGAGCTACAGAAGAAACTAAAAGCTAGAGATATGACTCTTGATTGCCTACTACAAATTAACTCTGCAAAAGAAGATAGTAAGCATGGTTTTATGCCAGAAACTGCAAAAGAGAGCTATGAAAAAATAGCTAAAGAGTGCCCTAATATCAATCTTAAGGGTGTTATGAGCATTGGTGCACATAGCAATGACATAGGAGTAATTAAAAAAAGTTTTGAGACGACATATAAAATCTACAGTGAACTTGAAGGTGCAACTATTTGTTCTATGGGAATGAGCGGTGATTTCGAATTGGCAATTGAGTGTGGTTCTAACATGGTTAGACTCGGCTCCATTATGTTTAATAAATAA